The Herbiconiux sp. A18JL235 region CCCGCGCCGATCGCGTTCGTCGAGGCCACCGATGTCTCCGGACTCACCGCCGTGGAGCAGGTCTTCGGCGAGGTTCGGGCGCTGCAGGCGGTGTGGTCGGATTCGCAGGGTCGCCTCCCTTGGGACGTCGGCTATCGCAATCCGCCCGAAGCCCAGCCCCTCCTCGGAACCCGGCCGACCTCGCTCACCTGATCGCGCCCGCCCGGCCCCGCTGGTGGGCTCGGGTGGGGAGGGGGATACTCGACGCATGGAACGTACCGATCATCCGGAGGCGTGGGACGAACGATCGACTCTGCTCACGATGCTGCAGTACACGCGCGACACGGGCATCGAGAAGGCCACGGGCCTCACGGATGCGCAGGCCGCCGCCACCCCACTCCCCACGTCGCCGCTGATGAGCGTCGGGGCGGTGCTCAACCACATGCGCTGGGTGGAGCATTCGTGGATCGAGGCCCGCTTCGTCGGCGGGCCCGACCTCGGGCCCTGGACCGACGAGTCGCCCGACCAGGAGTTCATCGACGGGTCGACCCTGCCGCTGCAGACCGTGATCGACGGCTACCGCGCCCAGGCCGAAGCGACCGACAGGATCATCGCGCGGCTGCAGCTCGACGACCTCTCGCAGACGCCGTTCCGGTCGGGTGAGCGCCCGACGCTGCGCTGGGTCATCCTGCACCTCATCGAGGAGAACGCTCGGCACAACGGGCACATCGACATCCTCCGCGAGATCGCCGACGGCACCACCGGCGATTGAGCCGGCGCGGCCGGCCGGGCGGCCATGGCCCCGGGCAGAGATCGGATGCTCAGAGCACGCGATCGAAGAAGTCGGCCGTGACGCCCCCGAAGGTCGCATGAGGGTCGGTGGGGTCGAGGGGCGGCTTGTCCGCCCACTCGTGGCTTCCGTCAGGGATCGCGTGCAGCTCGACGCGTCCGCCCGCAGCCGTCAAGGCGTCTCGGAGCGCGAGTGCCTGATCGAACTCGACGATGTGATCGTCGGTTCCGTGCACGATCAAGGTGGGTGGCGCATCCGTAGTCACCCATGTGATGGGGCTGACGCCTGCGATCGCGTCGGGGTTCGGCGACGGCCCCATCAGCCAGGTCACCTCGTGGGGTTCGTCGATGCTGACACCCCGCAGATCGGCCGGGCAAGCCGCCAGAGACGCAGCCTTGACGATGCCGGGCTCGCGGAACGCCAGATGTGCCGCGAGGTGGGCTCCTGCCGAGAAACCCCAGACCCCGATCCGCGAGGGGTCACCGCCCACATCGGCGATGTTGCTCTGCACCCACGTCAGCGCCGCACGAGCGTCGTCGTATTGCGCGGGCCATGGCGCGACGCCGCTCAGCCGGTAGGTGACGGAGGCGGTCACGTATCCGCGCGACGCAAGGAGGGGGTTCAGCCACGGGTGCATTCCTGCGCCCCGGTCTCCCTCGTGCCAGCCTCCGCCGTGGAAGAACACCGCCACGGGGAGCGCGCTTCCCGGCTGCCGCTGGGGAACGAGGATGTCGAGTTCGACCGGATTCTCGGCTCGACCGTAGCGCACAGCTGGGTAGAAGGACATCGCCGGCGAAACCATGGCTCAGACACTACCGGGCCACCGAACGAGCTCAATGGGTCAGGATCCCGATGAGCTCCTGGATGGCGGGGATGAGGCCCTGCACCTGGCTCCCACCCGCCATCGCGGTGATCGCGATCGGCCACAGGGAGACCAGCGGCCGACACGACGGCCGCGACGCCGAGCACCCAGGCGAGCGCGCCGTTGCGCATCCGGAAGCAGACGACGAGGAGCACAGCCGCGAGCGCGTAGCCGATGAGGACCACGAGGGCGATCTGGCCGACCGGCACGTCGAGCACACCGGCGGTGCCGCCGTCGGCGCCCGCGATGAGGCCCAGCACGGGCAGCGGCACGCCGACGAGGATGAGCACGCACAGCACGGTCGAGGTGAGGGAGGCGGCCCACACCGCGCGGGGGCGGGGGCGCGGGCCGTAGGAGCGCCTTATCGCGCGACCCCCGCTCGGGCGATCGAGGGTGCGGATGCGCGTCCGCACCCCGCAGGCAGAGTGGTCTTCATCGCGCCTCGCTTTCCTGCATCCGTCGCCGCCGCCGTGGCGGTCACAGACAGGACGCGGCGCGGAGCCGAAGTGTCACAAAGTCGGCGCGGATCCCGGTGCGTCCAGGTTCAGCGACCAGACGGCCATCTGCAGCACGGTGTCGCGGTAGGGCAGCTCGCTCTCTCCGATGCGCTCGAAGCCGAGGCGCGCGCAGAGGCGGTTGGACGGCAGGTTCGCGGTCGCGGGGAAGGCGAGGATGCGGCGGCGCTCCGACCGCTGCCGCGCGTCGTCGAGCGCGAGAGCGACCCCGGCGGCGGCGACACCGCGCCCCTGCGCCTCGGGAACGACGAACCAGCCCGTCTCGAGGGTGTCTTCGCCGTTCCACTCCGACTGCCACCAGTTGACGCCGCCGACCGCGACCCCGTCGAGCTCGATCGCGAAGATGCCGGCGGTGTCGAGCCGCACGAAGCGGAGGTACTTCTCGTGCCGCTCGCGCACCTTCTCCTCCGACTCGGGCCCGCCGAGATACTCGGTCATCCCCGGCTCGTTCGCCCGCCTCAACAACGCGAAGTCGTCGTCGGCCCAGGGCCGGATGCGCGTCGTCACTCACCAAGACTGGAGCGCCACCACCTGTCGACGCAACGATGCGGCCCAAGGACCGCAGAGGCTCTATCCAACTAACGCAACTTCAGTTGAAGTACTGCAACTGGAGTTGCATAATGATCGAGTGGATCTCGAATCACCGCTGCGT contains the following coding sequences:
- a CDS encoding DinB family protein codes for the protein MERTDHPEAWDERSTLLTMLQYTRDTGIEKATGLTDAQAAATPLPTSPLMSVGAVLNHMRWVEHSWIEARFVGGPDLGPWTDESPDQEFIDGSTLPLQTVIDGYRAQAEATDRIIARLQLDDLSQTPFRSGERPTLRWVILHLIEENARHNGHIDILREIADGTTGD
- a CDS encoding alpha/beta hydrolase fold domain-containing protein, translated to MVSPAMSFYPAVRYGRAENPVELDILVPQRQPGSALPVAVFFHGGGWHEGDRGAGMHPWLNPLLASRGYVTASVTYRLSGVAPWPAQYDDARAALTWVQSNIADVGGDPSRIGVWGFSAGAHLAAHLAFREPGIVKAASLAACPADLRGVSIDEPHEVTWLMGPSPNPDAIAGVSPITWVTTDAPPTLIVHGTDDHIVEFDQALALRDALTAAGGRVELHAIPDGSHEWADKPPLDPTDPHATFGGVTADFFDRVL
- a CDS encoding GNAT family N-acetyltransferase; amino-acid sequence: MTTRIRPWADDDFALLRRANEPGMTEYLGGPESEEKVRERHEKYLRFVRLDTAGIFAIELDGVAVGGVNWWQSEWNGEDTLETGWFVVPEAQGRGVAAAGVALALDDARQRSERRRILAFPATANLPSNRLCARLGFERIGESELPYRDTVLQMAVWSLNLDAPGSAPTL